The following proteins are encoded in a genomic region of Hyla sarda isolate aHylSar1 chromosome 3, aHylSar1.hap1, whole genome shotgun sequence:
- the HEBP2 gene encoding heme-binding protein 2, translating to MLKTVKQALFSTDIQTPKWTAIETPSSDYEARQYEATKWVSTEVTSVKDWDSAISTGFMRLFGYIQGNNEKKEKVEMTAPVTTYIEPGAGPACESTITVSFYIPPEHQENPPKPTESNVFVTERPQMTVYVRTFGGFTNGAKNQEQILQLSECLRRDGKQFDENNIYTAGYDSPFKLLNRHNEVWLIAK from the exons ATGTTGAAGACTGTGAAACAAGCTTTATTTTCAACTGATATTCAAACCCCTAAATGGACAGCGATAGAAACTCCA TCTTCAGATTATGAAGCACGACAGTATGAAGCTACAAAGTGGGTGAGCACTGAAGTGACATCAGTGAAAGACTGGGACAGTGCTATCAGCACAGGCTTCATGCGTCTTTTTGGCTATATTCAAGGAAACAATGAAAAAA AAGAAAAAGTTGAGATGACTGCACCAGTGACCACCTATATAGAGCCAGGCGCTGGACCAGCCTGTGAATCCACAATTACTGTTTCATTTTACATACCCCCAGAGCACCAGGAAAATCCACCTAAACCTACTGAGAGCAATGTATTTGTTACAGAAAGACCTCAAATGACAGTTTATGTCCG AACTTTTGGCGGATTTACTAACGGAGCAAAGAATCAAGAACAGATCTTGCAGTTATCAGAATGTCTAAGAAGAGATGGAAAGCAGTTTGATGAGAACAACATCTACACTGCTGGATATGACAGTCCATTTAAGCTTCTCAACCGACACAATGAGGTGTGGTTGATAGCAAAGTAA